In Scatophagus argus isolate fScaArg1 chromosome 3, fScaArg1.pri, whole genome shotgun sequence, one genomic interval encodes:
- the st3gal8 gene encoding ST3 beta-galactoside alpha-2,3-sialyltransferase 8, producing the protein MLLRKKVCVAGVIAGVLLLMLASQSIQRKQFLPLSLPLPINQATPTSRETVPTVPPPDLTPEPPRTLPPPSIVQSEEEKPLEDSQDGLTHKRPCGCVESCISDLGKSDWFSQRYDPKQQPVLRDTDNFDPDALKWWLNLQRSGNDQTIEKIMSEMFQVIASPTVDFSPLPSRCRSCAVVGNSGKLLHSGHGPLIDSYDSIIRMNKAVTRGFEKDVGNRTTYHVLYPESAVDIKHGVSLVLLPFKLRDLEWLTSALSTGTVKMTYMRVKERVQADKDKVLVVNPMFFTYVNDRWNERHGRYPSTGMLAIIFALHICDQVSVFGYGADQQGNWHHYWEENRYAGAFRKTGVHSADFETQVIHQLAKEGKISLHL; encoded by the exons ATGTTGTTAAGGAAGAAGGTGTGCGTTGCTGGGGTGATCGCTGGTGTCCTCTTGCTCATGCTCGCCAGTCAAAGCATCCAAAGGAAACAGTTCCTACCTCTGTCATTACCTTTGCCCATCAACCAGGCTACGCCCACCAGCAGGGAGACAG taCCCACAGTGCCTCCCCCTGATCTCACCCCCGAACCTCCCAggaccctccctcctcccagcaTCGTCCAATCTGAAGAAGAGAAGCCTTTAGAAGATTCCCAGGATGGCCTAACACACAAAAG GCCATGTGGTTGCGTTGAGTCCTGTATTTCAGACCTGGGGAAGTCAGACTGGTTCAGTCAACGCTACGACCCCAAACAGCAGCCCGTTCTCCGAGATACCGACAACTTTGACCCAGACGCCCTCAAATGGTGGCTG AATCTTCAGCGGTCCGGTAATGACCAGACTATAGAGAAAATTATGTCAGAGATGTTCCAGGTCATTGCATCACCCACTGTGGACTTCAGTCCCCTCCCCTCTCGTTGCCGTAGTTGCGCAGTAGTTGGCAACTCTGGCAAACTGCTACATTCAGGACACGGCCCCCTGATTGACTCCTACGACTCCATAATTCG GATGAACAAGGCAGTGACTCGGGGATTCGAGAAAGATGTTGGGAACCGGACGACGTATCACGTCCTGTACCCAGAGAGCGCAGTGGACATTAAGCATGGCGTCAGCCTTGTCCTCCTGCCGTTCAAACTGAGAGACCTGGAGTGGCTGACAAGCGCGCTGTCGACTGGCACGGTCAAAAT gaccTACATGAGGGTCAAAGAACGAGTGCAGGCTGATAAAGACAAG gttttGGTGGTGAACCCCATGTTCTTTACATATGTTAATGATCGTTGGAATGAGCGTCACGGTCGCTACCCGTCCACTGGCATGCTGGCCATCATCTTCGCTCTGCACATCTGTGACCAG GTGTCTGTGTTCGGTTACGGTGCGGACCAGCAAGGGAACTGGCATCATTACTGGGAGGAGAATCGGTATGCTGGAGCCTTCAGGAAGACTGGCGTCCACAGCGCAGACTTCGAAACGCAGGTTATTCACCAGCTTGCGAAGGAAGGC